Below is a genomic region from Cyanobacterium sp. T60_A2020_053.
TGGAGTTTGTACCATTAATTTTACACCGATGGTGGGCGCTTCTTTTGCCATCATCCAAGCCAGTTGCCCACCGCCAATTACACCTACTGTCGTCATTTTCACTGTGCCACTATAAATACGCCTAACTATTGTAAAACCTTGTTAACAAAAAAGAGCAAAAGGTGAGAAGATATGCTCTCTTTGTATATACACAATTAAATTTATCTTTGCCCTTTAACCGTTTGAAACTCCTACAGCCTTGAGATAAAGTTCGATGGCTTCATTGGTTTCTCCAAGAAAATTAACCGTACCATTTTCGAGCCAAATAGTCTTAGTACATAATGCCTGTACATATTCTAAACTATGGGATACAAATAAAATTGTACTGTTATCCTGCCATAATCCATCAATGCGCTGACGAGATTTTTGGGTAAATCGAGCATCTCCTACGGATAATACCTCATCTAAGATTAAAATATCTGGTTGTACATCAGTGGCAATGGCAAAACCGAGGCGCGCTTTCATTCCTGATGACAAACCTTTGACCGGAATATGAGCGTATTCATTTAATTCAGCAAATTCTAAGATAGCAGAAGTGCGCTGTTTCATCTCCTGACGACCATAACCCAATAATACCCCGTATAAAATAATGTTATCCTCTACGGTCATATCTTGATTAAAACCCGCTCCCAACTCGATGAGGGGCGCTATATTACCATCAACTCTAACTTTTCCTTGA
It encodes:
- a CDS encoding ABC transporter ATP-binding protein, encoding MSEIITLDQVSLWRRTQEEFNYDLKKTIFAFLEGKYVKPNKKKVLNNINLTIEKGEKVGIIGANGAGKSTLLKVICGILNPTQGKVRVDGNIAPLIELGAGFNQDMTVEDNIILYGVLLGYGRQEMKQRTSAILEFAELNEYAHIPVKGLSSGMKARLGFAIATDVQPDILILDEVLSVGDARFTQKSRQRIDGLWQDNSTILFVSHSLEYVQALCTKTIWLENGTVNFLGETNEAIELYLKAVGVSNG